CGCCCGGCGCGGGATTTACTGGCGGCGATTCCCGCTGTCGACGCGCGCTCGGTGATCGATGTCGGATGTGGTCCGGGTAATTCGACACAGCTGCTGGTCGAGCGATTTCCCGGCGCGATGGTGCGGGGTCTGGACAGTTCTGGCGACATGATTGAGGCAGCGCGCAAACGCCTGCCGCAGGTGCGTTTCGATCAGGCCGATATCGCCAACTGGAACGAAGCCGGTCCCTTCGATGTGATCTTCGCCAACGCCGTGTTCCAGTGGCTGCCCGACCACGCCACGCTGCTGCCTGCACTGGTTGGCAAGCTGGCCCCGGGTGGAAGCCTGGCCATCCAGATGCCCGACAATTTGGAGCAACCGCCGCACCGCATGATGCGTGAAGTGGCCGCCCAGGGGCCGTGGGCCGACAAGCTGGCGCAAATTGCCGGGCAGCGCACCGCCCTCGACGACGCCACGAACTATTACCAGATACTCTGCGGCTGCAGCGCGCGTGTGGATGTGTGGCGTACTACCTACCACCACCCACTCAAGGGTGGGCCGGCGGCAGTGGTCGAATGGTTCAAGGGCAGTGGCCTGCGACCGTTTCTCGATCCTTTGAACGAAACAGAAAAAAACCAATACCTGGCGCAGTACCTGGAAGCCCTCAAGCCTTACTTTCCTGTGATGGCCGACGGCTCGGTGCTGTTGCCGTTCCCGAGGATGTTCATCGTCGCGACTCGCTGAAG
This region of Pseudomonas fluorescens genomic DNA includes:
- the tam gene encoding trans-aconitate 2-methyltransferase; the protein is MSWSAKQYVAFEDERTRPARDLLAAIPAVDARSVIDVGCGPGNSTQLLVERFPGAMVRGLDSSGDMIEAARKRLPQVRFDQADIANWNEAGPFDVIFANAVFQWLPDHATLLPALVGKLAPGGSLAIQMPDNLEQPPHRMMREVAAQGPWADKLAQIAGQRTALDDATNYYQILCGCSARVDVWRTTYHHPLKGGPAAVVEWFKGSGLRPFLDPLNETEKNQYLAQYLEALKPYFPVMADGSVLLPFPRMFIVATR